The following are from one region of the Paenibacillus bovis genome:
- a CDS encoding LysR family transcriptional regulator: MESRHLFTFLTVVETGSFTRAAHKLDYAQSSITAQIQALEQELNTPLFDRINKKILLTDAGRRLLPYAQEIARMHDMAREIVRSSNEPGGTLNIGAPESLAACRLPGIIREFRDRYPNVRMILRPGSCLELKEMVRRGELDIVFTLLPEEQERDLYMETLVEERMTLVAPLEHPLVRQQTVQPEDLREETILHTETGCLYRALFEQHLNRHGIFTDPSLEFWSIEAIKQCVIAGLGLSFLPLMTVRSELEEGKLAALAWNDENQRVCTQMVYHLKKWQSPSFMAFVELARAHAIGWREEFTAIR, encoded by the coding sequence ATGGAGTCCAGACACTTATTTACTTTTTTGACAGTAGTGGAGACCGGGAGCTTCACACGGGCTGCTCACAAGCTTGATTATGCTCAATCCAGTATCACCGCACAGATTCAGGCATTGGAGCAGGAGCTAAACACACCACTATTCGACCGCATTAACAAAAAGATCCTGTTGACTGATGCCGGACGGAGGCTGCTGCCTTATGCCCAGGAGATTGCCCGGATGCACGATATGGCGCGGGAGATTGTTCGCTCCTCGAACGAACCGGGAGGAACATTGAATATTGGTGCACCAGAGTCGCTGGCTGCTTGCCGCCTGCCAGGGATCATTCGCGAATTTCGCGACCGTTATCCGAATGTACGCATGATTCTCAGACCGGGCAGCTGTCTGGAACTCAAGGAAATGGTGCGTCGGGGCGAACTGGATATTGTATTTACCCTGCTGCCGGAAGAGCAGGAACGGGATCTGTATATGGAGACACTGGTGGAGGAACGGATGACGCTGGTGGCGCCGCTAGAGCATCCACTTGTTCGGCAGCAGACTGTGCAGCCGGAAGATCTGCGAGAAGAGACGATTTTGCATACGGAGACCGGGTGTCTGTATCGTGCGCTCTTCGAACAGCACCTGAACCGGCACGGTATATTTACAGATCCCAGTCTGGAGTTCTGGAGTATTGAAGCGATCAAGCAGTGTGTAATAGCAGGGCTGGGATTGAGCTTTTTGCCGCTGATGACTGTCCGCAGTGAACTGGAAGAAGGCAAGCTGGCTGCACTTGCCTGGAACGACGAGAATCAGCGTGTCTGCACACAGATGGTCTATCATCTCAAAAAGTGGCAGTCGCCGTCTTTTATGGCTTTTGTGGAATTGGCACGTGCTCATGCTATCGGGTGGCGCGAAGAATTTACTGCTATCAGATAA
- a CDS encoding family 43 glycosylhydrolase, protein MAKLTRFSYKLLLSGLGLLLIWTGWGAGSPQADAASATITNGTDWKDTSGNPIQANSGNILKVGSTYYWYGEHAVSGKFDKVNVYTSTDLKNWTFGHSILTKGSAAELASSKIERPKVIYNKATGKYVMWAHYENGSDYSLARVAVATSDTPDGDFTYMGSFRPLDYESRDMTVFVDTDNQAYLITASRQNNGGANNSMAIFKLNSEYTAVSSFVGWVFEGAYREAPAVVKKGSTYYLFTSQASGWYPNQGSYATASSMTGSWSALSPFGDPSAYATQIHSIATISGSSGTSYIYMGDRWNPLNLSDHKFIWLPLTLNDSARTASLNWYSSWNIDAASGQVTLPAMTNHALGKPATAISAAGSSPASNANDGNAQSSWAASSASWPAWWQVDLGASKKISEVNISWFMYKGSEAYYKYKIEYSNDGVNYTTIDRTSNTTYGFTSDAVSFTARYVRINMVNAVLHNNPNNWYTPTLHEVRLMGN, encoded by the coding sequence ATGGCGAAACTTACCCGATTCTCGTATAAACTGCTGCTCAGTGGTCTGGGTCTACTACTAATATGGACCGGTTGGGGAGCAGGGAGTCCGCAAGCCGATGCTGCCAGTGCTACCATTACCAACGGAACAGACTGGAAAGATACCTCGGGCAATCCTATTCAGGCCAACAGCGGCAATATTCTCAAAGTCGGTTCTACATATTACTGGTACGGAGAGCATGCAGTCAGTGGCAAGTTCGACAAAGTGAATGTATATACGTCGACCGATCTCAAAAACTGGACATTCGGCCACAGCATTTTGACCAAAGGCTCTGCCGCTGAGCTGGCATCCAGCAAAATTGAGCGTCCCAAGGTCATTTACAACAAAGCAACCGGCAAATATGTAATGTGGGCGCATTATGAGAATGGAAGCGACTATTCGCTTGCACGTGTTGCCGTGGCGACCAGCGATACGCCCGATGGAGATTTCACCTATATGGGCAGCTTCCGTCCGCTCGATTATGAATCCCGGGATATGACCGTATTCGTAGATACGGACAATCAGGCTTATCTGATTACAGCTTCGCGTCAGAACAATGGCGGTGCCAACAATTCGATGGCAATCTTCAAGCTGAACAGCGAATATACTGCGGTAAGTTCCTTTGTAGGGTGGGTATTTGAAGGTGCCTACCGCGAAGCACCTGCTGTAGTGAAAAAAGGCAGCACCTACTATCTGTTCACTTCCCAGGCATCCGGCTGGTACCCGAATCAGGGCAGTTATGCCACTGCTTCGTCGATGACAGGCAGCTGGTCTGCACTATCACCATTCGGTGATCCGTCTGCTTATGCTACGCAAATTCACTCAATTGCGACGATCTCGGGTAGTTCCGGCACTAGCTACATTTATATGGGGGATCGCTGGAATCCGCTGAATCTAAGCGATCACAAATTTATCTGGCTGCCCCTGACGCTCAATGACAGTGCACGTACCGCTTCACTGAACTGGTACAGTAGCTGGAATATAGATGCAGCCTCCGGTCAGGTGACCCTGCCGGCAATGACCAATCATGCACTGGGCAAACCGGCTACTGCTATTTCGGCTGCGGGATCATCCCCGGCTTCCAATGCCAATGATGGCAATGCCCAATCTTCCTGGGCAGCCAGCTCGGCGTCATGGCCTGCCTGGTGGCAAGTAGATCTGGGCGCATCCAAAAAAATCAGCGAGGTCAATATCTCCTGGTTTATGTACAAGGGATCGGAAGCCTATTATAAATACAAAATCGAATACAGTAACGATGGCGTCAACTATACAACGATCGATCGTACCAGCAATACGACCTATGGATTTACATCGGACGCTGTATCCTTTACAGCGCGTTATGTACGTATCAATATGGTAAATGCCGTACTGCATAATAATCCGAACAACTGGTATACTCCAACTCTGCACGAAGTAAGACTGATGGGGAATTAG
- the recQ gene encoding DNA helicase RecQ, whose protein sequence is MSVQAPAMQQAQELLQKYFGYEDFREGQRKIVSSLLERHDTLGIMPTGGGKSICYQIPALVNDGVTLVISPLISLMKDQVDALTAAGVPAAYINSTLSGKEVNDRIRAARRGDLKLLYVAPERLELDWFRDEMNGVQITCIAVDEAHCVSQWGHDFRTSYLEIAPFVEQMPERPMVAAFTATATPEVRSDILRLLRLDQPEVFITGLGRDNLSMSVLRGTQRKEFVIDYARSHENESGIVYAATRKDVDDLYSRLLSSGVSAGRYHAGMSDDERDQSQEAFLYDDVRVIVATNAFGMGIDKSNVRYVIHYNMPKNMEAYIQEAGRAGRDGDPSECILLFSPQDIMTQKFLLEQNMNEGDRKHNDYRKMQQMIDYCYTTKCLRNAMLDYFGEEHSGEPCGQCSSCRDNRELVDTTIEAQKIFSCIYRLRERFGVSVVAQVLKGSRNKKIVQYKFDELPTHGLLSHLTEKEISERINVLAAEGYLLLTEGQYPVVKLQPLAGEVLKGQHKVMQRAPLPAAAAGRVSSSRSRSSSRGEELSAVNETIFEQLRLIRRELASREGVPSYIIFNDATLREMSVVEPQSEGEMLTIKGVGEVKYRKYGEPFLAFFQKKTMEEDSIYGDDL, encoded by the coding sequence ATGAGCGTGCAGGCGCCTGCCATGCAGCAGGCACAGGAGCTGCTGCAGAAATATTTTGGATATGAGGATTTTCGTGAAGGACAGCGCAAGATTGTATCGAGTCTGCTGGAACGCCATGATACGCTGGGCATTATGCCGACAGGCGGCGGTAAATCGATCTGTTATCAGATTCCGGCGCTGGTCAATGATGGCGTGACCCTGGTCATCTCGCCGCTTATCTCGCTGATGAAGGATCAGGTAGATGCGCTGACAGCAGCGGGTGTACCTGCTGCGTATATTAACAGTACCCTGTCCGGCAAAGAGGTCAATGATCGCATACGTGCTGCACGGCGCGGTGATCTCAAACTGCTGTATGTCGCTCCCGAGCGCCTGGAGCTGGACTGGTTCCGCGACGAGATGAACGGTGTGCAGATTACCTGCATCGCAGTCGATGAAGCACACTGCGTCTCCCAGTGGGGGCATGATTTCCGGACGAGTTATCTGGAGATTGCCCCCTTTGTGGAGCAGATGCCAGAGCGTCCGATGGTCGCTGCTTTTACCGCTACGGCGACACCGGAAGTACGCAGCGATATTTTGCGTCTGCTGCGTCTGGATCAGCCGGAAGTATTTATTACCGGACTCGGTCGTGACAATCTGTCCATGTCGGTACTGCGTGGCACCCAGCGCAAGGAATTTGTGATCGATTATGCCCGTTCCCATGAAAATGAATCCGGTATTGTCTACGCAGCTACGCGCAAGGATGTAGACGATCTGTACAGCCGTCTGCTCAGTAGCGGTGTGAGTGCAGGCCGTTATCATGCAGGGATGAGTGACGATGAGCGTGATCAGAGCCAGGAAGCATTCCTGTATGATGATGTACGGGTCATCGTGGCTACCAATGCATTCGGTATGGGGATCGACAAATCCAACGTGCGCTATGTGATTCATTATAATATGCCCAAAAATATGGAAGCCTATATTCAGGAAGCCGGACGTGCCGGTCGAGATGGCGATCCGAGTGAATGTATTTTGCTGTTCAGTCCGCAGGATATTATGACCCAGAAGTTCCTGCTGGAACAGAATATGAATGAAGGCGACCGCAAGCATAACGATTACCGCAAAATGCAGCAGATGATCGACTACTGCTATACAACCAAATGTCTGCGCAATGCGATGCTGGATTACTTTGGCGAAGAGCATTCCGGAGAGCCTTGCGGACAATGCAGCTCCTGTCGGGATAATCGCGAACTGGTGGATACGACGATCGAGGCGCAAAAGATTTTTTCCTGTATCTATCGTCTGCGTGAACGGTTCGGCGTATCGGTAGTTGCCCAGGTACTCAAGGGATCCCGCAACAAAAAGATCGTACAATACAAATTCGATGAGCTGCCTACCCATGGTCTGCTGTCTCATCTGACCGAAAAGGAAATCTCGGAGCGCATTAATGTGCTGGCTGCAGAAGGCTATCTACTGCTCACCGAAGGCCAGTATCCGGTTGTCAAACTGCAGCCGCTGGCAGGCGAAGTGCTAAAAGGACAACATAAAGTGATGCAGAGAGCACCGCTGCCAGCTGCAGCGGCAGGCCGTGTATCCTCTTCCCGCAGTCGTTCGAGTAGCCGCGGCGAAGAACTGTCGGCGGTAAACGAGACGATCTTCGAGCAGCTGCGTCTGATCCGCCGGGAGCTGGCTTCGCGCGAAGGTGTGCCTTCGTATATTATTTTCAATGATGCTACACTGCGCGAGATGAGTGTCGTGGAACCGCAGAGCGAAGGCGAGATGCTGACGATCAAAGGGGTCGGCGAAGTGAAATATCGTAAATACGGCGAGCCTTTCCTGGCTTTCTTCCAAAAGAAAACGATGGAAGAAGACAGCATATACGGCGACGATCTGTAG
- the mmuM gene encoding homocysteine S-methyltransferase, whose amino-acid sequence MNLIQSILEQYGVMILDGAMATELERSGADLNDSLWSARLLTEDPEAIRQVHYRYFEAGADCAITASYQATIPGFVQRGWTEQEAKELIRRSVQIAVEARDAFWTDYTASESNYSAGQVVLNQPDNVPVQTFPRPRPLVVASVGPYGAYLADGSEYRGDYQLNEQQLVEFHAPRIRELIEAGADLLACETIPCLIEAKAIVTVLQQFPGVQAWFSFSARDSEHISSGERAADCAAWLDPYEQVAAVGINCTALEYIPALISAMHAQTTKPILVYPNSGEQYDPVTKTWHGAACTQNYGQQAHDWYERGARLIGGCCRTTPADIASVRQALGNKMIK is encoded by the coding sequence ATGAATTTAATTCAATCTATATTGGAACAATACGGAGTCATGATTCTGGACGGCGCCATGGCTACCGAGCTGGAGCGCAGTGGAGCAGACCTCAATGACAGTCTATGGTCGGCGCGGCTGCTAACGGAGGACCCGGAAGCGATACGGCAGGTACATTACCGGTATTTTGAAGCAGGGGCGGACTGTGCGATTACGGCCAGCTACCAGGCGACTATACCCGGCTTTGTACAGCGTGGCTGGACTGAGCAGGAAGCGAAGGAGCTGATCCGCCGATCCGTACAGATAGCGGTCGAGGCGCGAGATGCCTTTTGGACAGACTACACGGCCTCGGAATCGAATTATTCTGCCGGACAGGTCGTCCTGAATCAACCGGATAACGTGCCTGTTCAGACGTTCCCGCGTCCGCGTCCACTTGTAGTAGCATCTGTCGGTCCATACGGAGCTTATCTGGCGGATGGTTCGGAATATCGCGGCGATTATCAGCTGAATGAACAGCAGCTGGTCGAGTTCCATGCACCACGTATTCGTGAGCTGATCGAAGCCGGCGCGGATCTCCTCGCCTGCGAGACGATTCCCTGTCTGATCGAAGCCAAAGCAATCGTAACTGTATTGCAGCAGTTCCCGGGCGTTCAGGCCTGGTTCAGTTTCAGTGCCAGAGACAGCGAGCATATTAGCAGCGGAGAGCGTGCGGCCGACTGTGCAGCCTGGCTAGATCCATATGAGCAGGTTGCAGCAGTGGGCATCAACTGTACCGCATTGGAGTATATTCCTGCCCTGATCAGCGCAATGCATGCACAAACGACCAAGCCGATTCTAGTCTATCCGAACTCTGGTGAACAATACGATCCAGTGACCAAAACCTGGCATGGAGCTGCATGCACACAGAATTATGGACAGCAGGCACACGATTGGTATGAGCGCGGAGCCCGGCTGATCGGTGGGTGCTGTCGTACGACGCCTGCAGACATTGCCAGTGTCCGTCAAGCACTGGGGAACAAGATGATCAAGTAA
- a CDS encoding nitroreductase family protein: MSELVSIIKERRSANKFLPEIELLNHELDEIFEWVKYAPSAFNLQHAHYVVVQDPERKQQMYQASGKQYKVQTASAVIIVLGHMDAHHHAPQINEGLLHLGILNQREYEEQVQSVQQFYEERGEAFKRDEAIRNASLSAMTFMLAAKDKGWDTCPMIGFDPAAVQHMLDIPERYIPAMMITIGKEDTGSQRIRGYRKPVGEFVSYNHF, translated from the coding sequence ATGAGTGAACTGGTATCTATTATCAAGGAACGAAGATCCGCGAATAAATTCCTGCCGGAGATTGAGCTGTTGAATCACGAGCTGGACGAGATTTTTGAATGGGTCAAATATGCTCCATCTGCCTTCAATCTGCAGCATGCGCATTATGTAGTAGTACAAGATCCGGAGCGCAAGCAGCAGATGTATCAGGCTTCCGGCAAGCAGTACAAAGTTCAGACGGCGTCAGCTGTTATAATTGTGCTCGGTCATATGGATGCGCATCATCATGCGCCGCAGATCAACGAAGGTCTGCTGCATCTCGGTATTCTCAATCAGCGGGAATATGAGGAGCAAGTTCAATCGGTGCAGCAATTTTACGAGGAGCGCGGTGAAGCTTTTAAAAGGGATGAAGCGATTCGTAATGCCAGCCTGTCAGCGATGACATTCATGCTGGCAGCCAAAGATAAAGGGTGGGATACCTGTCCAATGATCGGTTTTGACCCTGCTGCCGTGCAGCATATGCTGGATATCCCGGAACGCTATATCCCGGCGATGATGATTACGATTGGCAAGGAAGATACAGGAAGTCAGCGTATCAGAGGCTACCGTAAGCCTGTCGGTGAGTTTGTCAGCTATAATCATTTCTGA
- a CDS encoding SDR family oxidoreductase gives MNRPIALITGASSPRDMGTAICRKLAAQGLDIFFTYWQAAADWAQTLEQEIAEIGVRCSSYCIDLSAADAAGQVYEEIRRTLGTPTVLINNAAYSTNDNYMTLNAQTLDNHYAVNMRSTFLLCTEFARGLEQSDLAWGRIINMTSGQDLAPMPGELAYAATKGAISAFTRSLSRELAPLHITVNAVNPGPTDSTWMTDDIRSFLLPQFPMGRIGTPDDAARIIAFLASEEAQWITGQIIHSEGGFAR, from the coding sequence ATGAACAGACCGATTGCCCTGATAACAGGAGCAAGCAGTCCAAGGGATATGGGTACAGCTATATGCCGTAAGCTGGCCGCGCAAGGACTGGATATCTTTTTTACTTATTGGCAGGCAGCGGCAGATTGGGCGCAGACACTGGAACAGGAAATCGCCGAAATAGGCGTACGTTGCAGCTCCTATTGCATCGATCTATCCGCTGCTGATGCAGCAGGCCAGGTCTATGAAGAGATACGGCGCACACTGGGAACTCCTACTGTTCTGATCAATAATGCGGCTTATTCAACCAATGATAATTACATGACTCTGAACGCACAGACACTGGATAATCATTATGCCGTTAATATGCGCTCCACATTCCTGCTCTGTACAGAGTTTGCCCGCGGTCTGGAGCAGTCCGATCTGGCTTGGGGCAGAATTATCAATATGACGTCCGGTCAGGATCTGGCTCCGATGCCCGGAGAACTGGCTTATGCAGCTACAAAGGGCGCTATTTCCGCTTTTACCCGATCTTTGTCAAGGGAACTTGCGCCGCTGCATATCACTGTCAATGCTGTGAACCCGGGTCCCACTGACTCGACATGGATGACAGACGATATCCGAAGCTTTCTGCTGCCGCAATTTCCGATGGGGCGTATCGGCACACCGGACGATGCAGCACGGATTATTGCTTTTCTGGCCAGTGAAGAAGCGCAGTGGATTACCGGACAGATTATACATTCGGAAGGCGGATTTGCCCGTTAA
- a CDS encoding amino acid permease, whose product MSAQQEPLHPEPESGQFQRKMKSRHLVMLSLGGVIGTGLFLSSGYTINQAGPLGTILAYLVGAVIVYLVMLCLGELSVHMPVTGAFHAYAAKFIGPGTGYMIAWMYWLTWAVALGSEFTAAGLLMQRWFPDTSVWMWSAIFAILVFLLNAFSVRSFAEAEFWFSGIKVAVILLFIVLGGAAVFGLLPMNDTASAPLLSNFTSDGGWFPNGIFPIFMAMLSVNFAFSGTELIGIAAGESVEPEKTIPRAIKATVGRLIIFFVGTIFVLSALIPWRQAGVIESPFVVVFDRIGIPYAADLMNFVIITALLSAANSGLYACSRMLWSLSSERLLPPLFARLTRAGIPLNAMIVSMIGGGLALLSSVLAPDTVYIFLVSVSGFAVVVVWMGIAASQFMFRRQYIREGNHVSDLKYRTPLYPLVPIAAFVLCLASCIGIAFDPNQSLAFYCGIAFMVLCYVVYYIQRKIGRPIK is encoded by the coding sequence ATGTCAGCACAACAGGAGCCGCTGCACCCGGAACCCGAATCCGGACAATTTCAGCGCAAAATGAAAAGCCGTCATCTGGTGATGCTTTCTCTGGGAGGAGTAATCGGTACCGGCCTCTTTCTCAGTTCGGGATATACGATCAATCAGGCGGGACCGCTCGGTACGATTCTTGCCTATCTGGTAGGAGCGGTAATCGTTTACCTGGTCATGCTTTGTCTGGGTGAACTGTCTGTACATATGCCGGTAACGGGCGCTTTTCATGCTTATGCTGCCAAGTTTATCGGACCGGGTACTGGCTATATGATCGCCTGGATGTACTGGCTGACCTGGGCTGTAGCATTGGGCTCGGAATTCACAGCAGCTGGTCTGCTGATGCAGCGCTGGTTCCCGGATACATCGGTCTGGATGTGGAGCGCGATCTTCGCCATACTGGTCTTTTTGTTAAATGCGTTCTCGGTGCGTTCTTTTGCCGAAGCGGAGTTCTGGTTTTCCGGTATCAAGGTAGCGGTAATTTTGCTGTTTATTGTGCTGGGAGGGGCGGCTGTATTTGGTCTTTTGCCGATGAATGATACAGCATCTGCGCCGCTGCTCAGTAATTTTACCAGCGACGGCGGATGGTTCCCGAATGGGATATTTCCGATCTTTATGGCTATGCTCTCAGTAAATTTCGCTTTTTCCGGTACGGAGTTAATCGGAATTGCGGCCGGGGAGAGCGTGGAGCCGGAGAAGACGATTCCGCGCGCGATCAAGGCAACTGTCGGTCGTCTGATTATCTTTTTTGTCGGTACGATCTTCGTATTGTCCGCGCTGATTCCGTGGCGGCAGGCGGGTGTGATCGAGAGTCCGTTTGTCGTTGTATTCGACCGGATTGGTATTCCGTATGCGGCGGATCTGATGAATTTTGTTATTATTACTGCCCTGCTGTCAGCAGCCAATTCCGGGCTCTATGCCTGTTCCCGGATGCTCTGGTCGCTCTCGTCCGAGCGTCTGCTGCCACCGCTGTTTGCCAGATTGACTCGTGCCGGGATTCCGCTGAATGCGATGATTGTCAGCATGATTGGCGGTGGATTGGCACTGCTGTCGAGCGTGCTGGCGCCGGATACGGTCTATATTTTCCTCGTCTCGGTATCGGGATTTGCTGTTGTGGTCGTCTGGATGGGCATTGCAGCATCGCAGTTCATGTTCCGCAGACAGTATATTCGCGAGGGTAATCATGTCAGCGATCTCAAATACCGGACCCCGCTGTATCCGCTGGTGCCGATCGCTGCTTTTGTACTGTGTCTGGCTTCCTGCATAGGTATCGCTTTTGACCCGAATCAGAGTCTGGCGTTTTACTGCGGGATCGCTTTTATGGTGCTCTGCTATGTAGTGTATTATATCCAGCGGAAAATCGGCCGCCCGATAAAATAA
- a CDS encoding APC family permease codes for MSSLPNHTPHNPSSTENTALQAHSLRPTIGLSQAVALYIGAVLGSGILIAPGLAAEMAGPASLLAWGFMTLLILPMALSMGLLSARFPNAGGVSHFVTLAFGPRAGALAGWFFLMSVPIGAPIAALTGAGYMTAAMGWSDTVRIGLAALILAIGLITNWIGMQLAGRLQIAVVLSIVAVLVFAIAVAMPHIQPVHFTPFLPHGWLPVGQAAAMLFWCFIGWEAVSHMSEEFRDPQQAAVRGITIAAVVVGVLYFLTALAAVGTQSYLHGGSDTSLVWMISSTMGSWGAVLAGLTGLFICTATIIAYVGAASRVAYALSRQGYAPRWMSRLSRRYQTPVGGLLFLTGCFVTILLLYSSHILSLSLLIQLPNAAFILTYLAGCAAGIRLLRGYRIGVIISWISFVSTAVIFPFSGWAIWYPVLIAVVFLCVMRTRSHTIPPSH; via the coding sequence ATGTCATCGTTACCTAACCATACACCGCATAATCCATCTTCTACTGAAAATACAGCTCTGCAGGCGCATAGCCTCCGCCCTACTATTGGACTGTCTCAGGCAGTAGCACTGTATATTGGCGCCGTACTCGGCTCCGGAATACTAATTGCTCCAGGTCTCGCTGCCGAGATGGCCGGTCCTGCTTCACTGCTCGCCTGGGGATTTATGACGCTGCTAATTTTGCCTATGGCTTTGTCCATGGGACTGCTTTCTGCACGGTTCCCCAACGCAGGCGGTGTATCACATTTTGTCACACTGGCTTTCGGTCCACGAGCCGGGGCGCTGGCAGGCTGGTTTTTCCTCATGTCGGTACCGATCGGTGCGCCGATCGCTGCACTCACTGGAGCTGGCTATATGACAGCAGCAATGGGATGGAGCGATACGGTACGGATTGGGCTGGCTGCGCTGATTCTCGCGATCGGACTGATTACCAACTGGATCGGTATGCAGCTGGCAGGACGTCTGCAGATCGCGGTTGTCCTTTCTATTGTAGCTGTACTTGTTTTTGCTATTGCAGTAGCTATGCCGCATATACAGCCCGTACATTTCACCCCGTTCCTGCCTCATGGCTGGCTGCCTGTCGGTCAAGCGGCAGCGATGTTGTTCTGGTGCTTTATCGGCTGGGAAGCTGTCTCCCATATGTCGGAAGAATTCCGTGATCCGCAGCAGGCGGCTGTCCGCGGAATTACGATAGCAGCTGTGGTGGTAGGCGTGCTGTACTTTCTGACAGCTCTGGCTGCTGTCGGTACGCAGAGTTATTTACATGGAGGCTCGGATACATCGCTGGTCTGGATGATCAGCAGCACAATGGGCTCATGGGGCGCAGTACTCGCAGGGTTAACCGGCTTATTTATCTGTACAGCTACTATTATCGCCTACGTCGGGGCTGCTTCCCGGGTTGCCTATGCCCTGTCGCGACAGGGATATGCTCCGCGCTGGATGAGCAGATTGTCACGACGCTACCAGACTCCTGTAGGCGGCCTGCTTTTTCTGACCGGATGCTTTGTTACTATACTGCTATTGTACAGCAGTCATATTCTGTCTCTTTCTCTACTGATTCAGCTGCCCAATGCGGCATTTATTCTTACCTATCTGGCAGGCTGTGCAGCAGGGATACGGCTGCTGCGCGGATATCGCATAGGCGTGATTATTAGCTGGATCTCGTTTGTTTCAACAGCTGTGATTTTTCCTTTTTCCGGCTGGGCGATTTGGTATCCGGTGCTGATTGCGGTGGTTTTTCTGTGTGTGATGCGAACCCGTTCCCATACCATTCCGCCATCTCACTGA
- a CDS encoding DoxX family protein, which produces MKIAVVTTVMRVVLGILFLAHGISKFQMGLDGVAGYFQSIGIPGFMAYIVSPIELVGGILLIVGLLTRYVSIVLIIILLGAIFTAKLSLGLLGNGQMAGYEMDLAYIMIALYLAVADRTRWSLDHLLFGRRASRH; this is translated from the coding sequence ATGAAGATTGCAGTAGTTACAACCGTTATGAGAGTAGTTCTTGGTATTTTATTTTTAGCTCATGGTATCAGTAAATTTCAGATGGGGCTGGATGGTGTAGCCGGCTATTTCCAAAGTATCGGTATTCCCGGATTTATGGCATATATTGTATCCCCTATCGAATTGGTAGGCGGTATTTTGCTAATCGTAGGTTTGTTGACCCGTTATGTGTCTATCGTATTGATCATTATTCTGCTCGGAGCTATATTTACCGCCAAGCTGTCTCTCGGACTGCTCGGTAATGGACAGATGGCCGGTTATGAGATGGATCTGGCTTACATCATGATTGCTCTTTATCTGGCGGTAGCCGACCGGACGCGCTGGTCGCTGGATCATCTACTGTTTGGCCGCAGAGCCAGCCGTCATTAA
- a CDS encoding DoxX family protein, which translates to MLSMGLLLIRVVIGVIFAAHGAQKLFGWFGGFGPKGTGGWMESLGIKPGVAAAVAAGLVELLGGLAFAAGLFTPIMAVLLSLTMVMAIVKVHAPNGFWNTAGGYEFNLILIVVLIGIALTGAGSYSLDALL; encoded by the coding sequence ATGTTGAGTATGGGATTATTGTTAATACGTGTAGTGATCGGGGTTATCTTTGCCGCGCATGGGGCGCAGAAATTATTTGGTTGGTTTGGCGGATTCGGACCGAAAGGAACCGGGGGGTGGATGGAATCGCTTGGAATCAAACCTGGTGTAGCAGCAGCTGTAGCAGCCGGATTGGTCGAACTGCTCGGTGGACTTGCTTTTGCGGCCGGATTGTTTACACCGATCATGGCGGTACTGCTTTCGTTGACTATGGTGATGGCTATCGTCAAAGTACACGCACCAAACGGTTTCTGGAATACGGCGGGCGGATATGAATTCAACCTGATTCTGATCGTAGTATTGATCGGCATCGCCCTGACCGGTGCAGGTAGCTATTCCCTGGACGCTCTGCTGTGA